GCCCCGCGGCGCTGCTCGACAGATGGATCGCCTACCGATGACCGACGTGCTCGACCGTATCCTCGAAACCAAACGCGCCGATGTCGCCGCGCGCAAGGCGACCACCTCGCTCGCCGAACTCGACGAGCGAATCGCGCTGCGCACCAAGCCGCGCGGCTTCCGCGCCGCGCTCGACGCCAAGGCGAAGACCGGCCACGCGCTGATCGCGGAGATCAAGAAGGCCAGCCCCTCCAAGGGCCTGATCCGCGCGGATTTCGATCCGCCCGCACACGCCATCGCCTATCAGGCCGGCGGCGCCGCCTGTCTCTCGGTGCTGACCGACGAGGAATGGTTCCAGGGTTCGGACGACTATCTCACCGCCGCGCGCGACGCCTGCACGCTGCCGGCGCTGCGCAAGGATTTCATGGTCGATCCGTGGCAGGCGCCCGAATCGCGCGGGCTCGGGGCCGATTGCATCCTGCTCATCATGGCCGCGCTCGACGATGCCCTCCTCGCCGAGATCGAGGCGAGCGCGATCGAATGCGGCATGGACGTGCTGGTCGAGGTCCACAACGCCAAGGAGATGGACCGCGCGATGAAGCTCAAGTCGCGGCTGATCGGAGTCAACAACCGCAAC
This genomic stretch from Sphingomonas panacis harbors:
- the trpC gene encoding indole-3-glycerol phosphate synthase TrpC codes for the protein MTDVLDRILETKRADVAARKATTSLAELDERIALRTKPRGFRAALDAKAKTGHALIAEIKKASPSKGLIRADFDPPAHAIAYQAGGAACLSVLTDEEWFQGSDDYLTAARDACTLPALRKDFMVDPWQAPESRGLGADCILLIMAALDDALLAEIEASAIECGMDVLVEVHNAKEMDRAMKLKSRLIGVNNRNLRDFTVDFARTYELVSKAPKDCTFVAESGLTTRADLDAMAEHNIHCFLIGEALMRQDDVEAATRALVG